One region of Mucilaginibacter sp. 14171R-50 genomic DNA includes:
- a CDS encoding amidohydrolase has translation MRKIDSHQHFWTFDAERHAWIDDSMQAIQKDFLPGQLQPILQQNGIEGCITVQVEQTEAENDLMLSLAENNSFIKGIVGWIEMAADRVEERLQYYSTVKLIKGFRHILQGEADDKFMLNPNFMRGIGLLNKYNFSYDILIKPNQLPYALQFASAFPDQRFVIDHLAKPYIKEKRITGWKTDMQAIAALPNVCCKISGMVTEADWLNWQPKDFTPYLEVVFEAFGAQRVMYGSDWPVCNVAGGYNGVLAVIDNYVSRLSQDEQEAFWAKNAEDFYRL, from the coding sequence ATGCGAAAGATTGACAGTCACCAGCATTTTTGGACATTTGACGCCGAAAGGCACGCCTGGATAGATGATTCGATGCAGGCCATCCAAAAGGATTTTTTACCCGGCCAACTGCAACCCATATTGCAGCAAAACGGTATTGAGGGATGCATAACCGTGCAGGTAGAGCAAACCGAAGCCGAAAACGACCTTATGCTGAGCCTTGCGGAAAACAACAGTTTTATTAAGGGTATAGTTGGCTGGATAGAAATGGCGGCCGACAGGGTGGAAGAACGCCTGCAGTATTACAGCACAGTTAAGCTGATTAAGGGGTTTCGCCATATACTACAGGGCGAGGCTGATGACAAGTTTATGCTGAACCCAAATTTTATGCGGGGCATTGGCTTACTAAATAAATACAATTTTAGTTACGATATATTGATAAAGCCAAATCAGTTGCCATATGCCCTGCAATTCGCATCGGCCTTTCCTGATCAGCGTTTTGTGATAGACCACCTGGCGAAACCGTACATAAAAGAAAAACGGATAACCGGCTGGAAAACGGATATGCAAGCGATAGCCGCCTTGCCAAACGTTTGCTGCAAAATATCGGGAATGGTAACCGAAGCTGATTGGCTTAACTGGCAACCCAAAGATTTTACACCCTACCTGGAGGTGGTTTTCGAAGCCTTTGGGGCGCAGCGCGTAATGTACGGTTCTGATTGGCCCGTATGTAATGTAGCCGGCGGTTATAATGGTGTGCTGGCGGTTATTGACAACTACGTAAGTAGATTAAGCCAGGATGAACAAGAAGCCTTTTGGGCTAAAAATGCTGAGGATTTTTATCGGCTTTAG
- a CDS encoding fumarylacetoacetate hydrolase family protein, which yields MKLIRYGAAGNEKTGVIINDVKYDTSAFGEDYNEAFFENDGLNRLRQFINENEGKLTKIADSERLGSPFARPSKIVCIGLNYKDHAEETNAPLPKEPILFLKSTTALVGPNDDIVIPKNSVKTDWEVELAVVIGKKASYIEESEAMDYVAGYCLHNDVSEREFQLERNGTWDKGKGCDTFAPVGPFLATTDEIEDVHNLRLWLSLNGKIVQDGSTSNLIFNIPYLVAYISQFMTLLPGDVISTGTPAGVGLGMKPPLYLKPGDIVELGIEGLGEAKQVLKAYAKD from the coding sequence ATGAAACTGATACGATACGGCGCGGCAGGTAACGAAAAAACCGGTGTTATCATTAATGATGTAAAATACGACACATCGGCCTTTGGAGAGGATTATAACGAAGCCTTTTTTGAGAACGACGGGCTAAACAGGCTACGGCAATTTATCAACGAAAACGAGGGAAAGCTTACAAAAATTGCCGATAGCGAACGATTAGGCAGCCCGTTTGCACGCCCTTCAAAAATTGTTTGTATAGGCCTTAATTATAAAGATCATGCCGAGGAGACGAACGCGCCGCTGCCAAAGGAGCCTATCTTGTTCCTTAAGTCAACTACGGCCCTGGTGGGTCCCAATGATGATATTGTTATTCCTAAAAACTCCGTAAAAACCGATTGGGAAGTAGAATTGGCTGTGGTGATCGGCAAAAAGGCCAGCTATATTGAAGAAAGCGAAGCGATGGATTATGTGGCGGGATATTGCCTGCATAACGACGTGTCTGAAAGAGAGTTTCAATTAGAACGTAATGGCACCTGGGATAAGGGCAAAGGCTGCGATACCTTTGCACCGGTAGGCCCGTTTTTAGCTACAACAGATGAGATCGAAGATGTACATAACCTGCGCTTGTGGTTATCCCTTAACGGCAAAATTGTTCAGGACGGCAGCACATCAAACCTGATATTCAATATCCCTTATTTAGTGGCTTATATAAGTCAGTTCATGACCTTGTTGCCCGGCGATGTGATATCTACAGGTACACCTGCAGGGGTAGGTTTAGGTATGAAACCACCATTATATTTAAAGCCCGGCGATATAGTTGAACTTGGTATTGAGGGCCTTGGGGAAGCAAAACAAGTGCTCAAAGCCTATGCGAAAGATTGA
- a CDS encoding SDR family NAD(P)-dependent oxidoreductase, whose amino-acid sequence MFSLKNKHAVITGGGSGIGRAISVLFARQGATVHIIELNEDAATQTIGEIQSGGGNAFGYTADISLQEQVLDVFKRIGVVDILVNNAGIAHIGSLEGTTGADLDRVYNVNVKGAYNALYAAVPLMKVNGGGVILNMASIAATVGITDRFAYSMSKGAIMAMSLSVARDYLADHIRCNTISPARVHTPFVDGFISKNYAGREEEIFEKLSKSQPIGRMGRPEEVAALALYLCSDEAGFITGCDYPIDGGFIKLNN is encoded by the coding sequence ATGTTCAGCTTAAAAAATAAACACGCGGTAATAACAGGTGGGGGCAGCGGGATTGGTAGGGCCATTTCGGTGCTTTTTGCCCGGCAAGGTGCCACGGTACATATCATTGAACTTAATGAAGATGCCGCCACGCAAACCATCGGAGAAATACAATCCGGTGGCGGCAATGCCTTTGGTTATACTGCCGATATAAGCCTGCAAGAACAGGTACTGGATGTATTTAAACGGATAGGGGTGGTTGACATCCTGGTAAATAATGCAGGCATAGCACACATAGGCAGCCTGGAAGGCACAACAGGAGCCGATCTTGACCGTGTATATAACGTGAATGTTAAGGGGGCTTACAACGCCTTGTATGCGGCTGTGCCTTTAATGAAAGTAAACGGCGGTGGGGTTATTCTTAATATGGCATCAATTGCGGCAACGGTGGGTATTACCGATAGGTTTGCCTATTCCATGAGCAAGGGCGCCATTATGGCCATGAGCCTTTCGGTAGCGCGAGATTATCTTGCAGATCATATCCGGTGTAATACCATTTCGCCGGCCAGGGTGCACACGCCGTTTGTTGATGGCTTTATATCGAAAAATTATGCGGGCCGCGAAGAAGAGATTTTTGAAAAGCTCTCAAAAAGCCAGCCCATTGGCCGCATGGGCAGGCCCGAGGAAGTTGCGGCACTGGCCTTATACCTGTGCAGCGACGAAGCAGGCTTTATAACAGGCTGCGATTACCCCATAGACGGGGGCTTTATAAAATTAAACAATTAA